GTTTGAGTGGAGGATTCGTGGATCCGATTCTTCAAGCTCTAATGACATGGAGGATTCATCAGACACTGCTTTGCAGCTCTTGTTAGATTTTCCTATAAACAATGACATGAGCTTCTTAGAAGGAAACTCTTTTATGTGTCCACTTTAGTGCATTTGCATGAATTATAGGATCATCATGTACCTTTTGGTTTGGTGTTTTGTAATATTGCTGTCTGTATAAGCATTTGAACAAGTAGGAGAATGACATGGCTTGGCAATTAGCTGAATATGGTCCCTGTGATAGGTGAGCCATTATTGTggattttttatagtttaagtCTCAGTATGAATATAGTAAATGTTAATTACATATGATCATGTTCtgtgtgacacccgggcacggagacgagggcggggagtgacgccggtgcaagaagcatggtgcagggggcacagacaaggagcggttCCTGGCAGCTTCgtgtggaaggggtacatggacgaatcggatatacaccggaatgagagggatctggagactgtataggtatgggactatacggttgaaggatagcttaaaggaattgatttggctactcatatcaccaaaaatgcatttgcttttcggtagcctaactcataagaactccatggttaagcgtgcttagcctggagtaattctgggatgggtgaccttccaGGAAGTCAGATTTCTGCACACAAAATCACATTAACAATAGCAAATAGGAAAACTGTTCACAAAATTGGCAATTGTAATCCATAGCCCAGAAGATTGCAAACTAGATTCTTCGGAATACTTTATTTGATGAGGTCTATTGTGATCCAAACTTGAAATTCATATTTTGAATGAGTCCTATTTATCTCTTTGTTACACAAGAACCTCTATTTTgacttcaaaattatttttccaagtttgtagttgtttatATGAGTACATTCTTCAGAAGACTTCATAAGAACCAATTAACTGCAATGAGTTGCTGTTATATAGGGAACTTCccaccaaaatttaaaattaaaaatatagaaaactaattaaatgataaatttagttaaaaaccttgacatatttcaatattttactttaaatttcatttgaatatgatttttttattaatactaCGGatattacatttataaaataaactgaCAAGACAAGTGGactgttattttaaattttcaataacactaaaatcttaaaaaaaatctaaaacctaaataattagtaaaaaaaatattctttttcgTAAATTGGAGCCTAACCACCTAGTCTAATCCACTTTGCATAGGTCTATATTATTTAcatttgaatatgatttttattagcctttttaatttcacaatcacactAATTAtgttattcatttttttcattttaatactATATCTTAAGATATCATCACACTATTTACCATAATAAAAAATGACTTCAtgtttttaatctattttaacatataatataatatgatagcAGTAAAACACACTgtatgtatgaaaaaaaaatgatactaAGAAAATACTCGCCacttaaacataatttatgtTAGATTTGCACCGAAGATATTTACATTGTAAATTTGAAGTTCTTCTTGACCTTATTAAACGTTATTAATaccttttaattataaataatcatCTAAAGAGGTTAGCTATGGTGATAGAAAAGAATGGTGATAGAGAAACAGTGATGATCCAATGGGCAATGGTGATAGAAAAGAATGAATAGAGAAACTCGATTAATTGGTAAGTAAAGAAGTTCTCTAAGAGAAAAACAGCATTACATTGAACATTTCACCCCAAGCTAGATGATAAAAACAAGAGGCATTTACAAAactttggttttctttttcttctttggaaGAATCATTGCACATAGACAACCTTGAGAACAAGAGAGGTGAAACTATTACAAATTTCGTCAGACCAAAaggcaaaaagataaattaaaagcAGCCTACGGTCTTCTTTGGAGTGGTTCCTGTTGCACGGTATCTTGCAGCCATTTCTTCTGTCTTGAGAATCTCTTCTCCACGCTTGGCTTCAATTATTGCCCTCTTCTCCTCTGCTTCCTTGTGAACTAAAGCCATCttgtttttcatcttttcagcttGCTGTGCTTTCTTTTTCTCCAGTTGTTCCTACTCACATAACAAGTTTTTCAAAGCTATATTATTCAGCACAATCACCATACTTCTATGTTCATTTACTTCATTCACTTTACTCCACAGAAAAAATTGTCCTTTCTCTAGCATAACTTGGTCATCTAACTCAACTTCAGGAAACTAGTTTATTAATTCAAGATTTatatccacttatatactatatagattgaaattacaaaaaaatccTTATTTGAAGTATAGAATAATATCATGCAGAGAACATAGATCTTGCATCTTCCCAACAGATGAAgtttattatattgtttgatGTAAAGAAAGGAACACTTTCTTCAGTCCAGCCATGTTACTACATAACATGTATATACAAGAAAGGCATCACGTTAAAATAAATAGTGAACAGGTAAATCAAGTATTACCTCTATTTTTTTCAACTCAGCTTCAAGAGCTGCCATCTTTTTGCTTTCCCAAGCAGCAATTGCTGAGAAATGTTTTTCAGCTCTGTTAACAGACCAAATGATTTCTCGAGTTTAGGTGAGTTTGTATTGGAAATTTGTAAAAGGGATCAATGacatatcatcatcatcatggtCTACATAGCACAAAATCATAATATCCTACAGACTTTGGAAGGCATGAGTGTGTGTTAGGGAAATAGTCATATGTTTCCTTTCATGTTAAGAAACTAGTTGAGTTTAAGCATTATCAGATTGTTTTTGTCTAAGatataaatgtaataatatattctGTAAAATCAACTGTAACATTTTAGTTTGGCCAAACAATCAGCTAAATGTTATAACTTCTGCATTTTGCAGTATAAATGACGTGATTTTTAACTTTGCAATGAGTTCTAAACACATTTAGTTTTAACTTTTAGAAATGAAGAATAACCCTTCTTTGAGGCATATACATAAACTGATAAAGTGCATAAAAGTATTATTACCTGTTGTCTGCTTTGGCCTTTTCACTCTCTTCCCATGCCTTCACATAGGACAACTTTTTCCCTTTAACTACTTCAGCCAGAGCGACATCTGTTCATAACATAAGTGAATAGCTTAGAAATCAATAAACGTCATCCAGAAAAAAGTGATTGGTGAATCAGATTCTTCAAACACGATTTTCTTAAGAGATTACCAAATTTTGTTAGTACTAACACATATTCATGTTACCAAGGAAGACACATTAACATGTCAGCTAAAGATCTTTAATTAGGTAGTGTAAGTTTCTGTTCTTACTAGTATCTTCTATCTTGTACTTCAAACTAAACTCACTTTCGTAAAATCAATCGGTAAAATGAGATTTActtctaattatatattataaattggttatATATGTAGTTAAGGTTGAATTTCCaacgttaaattttaaatttaaatgagaaGAGTTAACACTAACCTCTATCAAGAGACCCTTTCGAGCTTTGTTTTTTTTCAGGAACTTCTGTATCTGTCGAATTAAGAAAATGatatatctatataaatttttaaacagaTAGAAAACTTTATACAAGAAACCATTAAATCTCCAATAGTTACTACGAAGTACATCATTAAAATTTgggcaaaaaatatgaaaatataaacaGATTTAAGTGATATAGTTGCCAACAGCCTcgaaaataagaataattcaaaaagaaaatatttaagtgCAGAATAAGGTTTAGTACACATAATATGACACAGTTTTTCCTTCATTATTATTTGCAGTGTCTTAAGTGCaataaatcaaaacacaaaGCTAGATGGCCCCAAAAAAGGTTCAGAAACACTTTTCCACAAGCCTTGGAAGAAAAACATGTATTGGGAAGAAACTCAAAAACAGATTTTGACACTCAAAAATAGATTTTGACAAAAACCCACGAATTTTGTCCCGTGAAAGGAGTCATCAGAGAATGAAAACATGAACACCAACACGTGCAATGTAAAACTCACTCTCGGGTTTAACAAGGGTATCTTTGGACTCCTCTGCTCCAGAAGCTTCCTTTGCAACGGCATCGTTGGAGGGCACTTCATCCACAACCGGAGCCACCTCAGCCACAACCAAAGCCGAAGAAGGGATAGTTTCGGGCTTCGATTGCGGCTCTTCCATCGTCCTTGCTTGGTTTGAGAAACAGAGTGCAGAGAAAAAGTGAGGTGAGAAAAAACAGAGGAAGCCTTATTATTTATAGTTTACAAAAGTTCCAAGAAACAAGGTGGAGCCTCCAATAAGACATTGTTTTCAACGGTTTAACTAATTTTAACCTTAGAAATGAGTGAGCACAAACATGTTACACATATTAGAACGAAAACAAAATTAGACTAAACCCTGAAAGATAGCTAAACTTCTCAACCAATGTTAAAccatacattttatttatggTTATACCTTTCAGAGGACATTGTTGTGAGAACTAAACTCACTTTGACCTTTATAAGGTAATtgtaaaaatgaagaaaattgaTAGATGAACGAAGGgtgcaataaatatatataagatttgatactattttgtataataaattcaacaaataattaatttaataaataattaatttcattaaaaaaattaataatttttaatagtgtattttaaatctaactaaTATTATTAAACTGCATATcataagagaataaaaaaattgaaaataagattCTAACTAAAGAATTTAAACTCGAAAATTGTAATTCAACtggtaaaaattataaatagatgaaaaattatatttataaatagaaatatcattaaaagtaatacaaattataaaagtaacttatgtattatttataaaatgggTTTATAATacaattgtaaaaaaaatatgatatttcataaaatactcATATATGAAAcaactaataaatttataaaaaaatgatcattccatttttttcttcaaattctaaataaaccctaaatagaatgaaaaagagcctttttcttcaaattctaaatATATGCTAGATAGAAAGCACAATAGTAAAAACATAGGCGCGAATAGAATAAGGAGTCGAAGAAAAAAGGCAGCAGCGGGTTGGAGAGCGCTGGCATCAGCGAGGGCTGCGATCGCATAGAGTCTCGAGGGCGGCGAGTGCGAAGGCGGCGACCGCCGGTGAGTTTGTTACGCCCACTTTATCCACATGTCCATGTTGTTCTCTTCTTACCCTATTTGAGTATTCATTATTTGCATCAAAGGACTCCTGGTTGCAGCTCAATTGAAATCAATAGCATTAGGCATGAGTTTGAGGTGAAGAATGTGTTACATCCACAGTCTGAACGGATGTATGAATTTCTGGTTTCATTGACCACGCAACTGGAGTGTCTTGTATTTACATGTGACAGGGCAATGTGGTGGTTTTTTTTGGGTTGTATTAGCTGGAGTAGGATATTAAACTTGTGTGTGAACGTAAATTGGCATATATGTTCCTTGCCGTGTTTGTTTAAGTATTTGAACGAGAAATTCATGTAGGCTGATACTAGAATGAACTGTTGTAGATGAGTTTTGTGCAAGGCAGTGGCCTGTTTTCCTTACTACATTGGCAGTAGCGGGATGGGGGGAGTGTTAGTGCAGCCTTGTGTGAGGATTGTGCAGAAAATGTTATTCGTGCAGAGTCATTCCTGGTGGTAGGAGTCCAGCTAATTTGGTTTGAGAGGGATCTCGGGTGCAGTATTGTGTAGCACATTAGTAGGTTTTGGTGCATGAGAGTCCTGTGCAATGACTTGTGAGTGGCCGTGAGTTGAGTGAAGGGTAGGGAGCATTTCTGAAGTGAGTCTGCAGCTTAAAAACCTGTCCAGTATGATGCGGTAGTGGTCCAATGCAGTAGACTGTTAGGATGGTAGTTGCAGCAGTCACCGTAGCTAGTATAAAGCTTAAGTttgggaattttttttttggattgtaTAAACTGatgaaaactttgttttaaACCAATTATTGAACCATGTTTAGGCCTGATGCAGGGGCTGTTTGTCTCTTGAATGTGTTGCTTTTGGGGTGCTGTTTTGAAGTGCATGTTTGAGGAAAAATTGGTGTTGCTGTTGTGTACATTATGATTAATTATCTTGTCTAGTGTGCtatatgttatatgttttagtgtgttaaattttgatcTGTTTGTAAGCAAACTGGAGCACGAAATCAGTGGGTGAAAGGTGCAAAGTTGTCCTTTTAAGTAGCTGTTTCATTCAGAATCTGCTTTATTAGAGGTGCTGTCTTGAGTTATGTGTAAGGAAAAGTTGGTGTTTAAGTGCTTTAAAATTGTGATCTTTGATATGGTTTAGGTTACTATATTTTATGATGTATTTTGTGATAAGTTCTGGTCTATTGGTAAGCAATCTGGTGCATGAAATTCATTGGTTCAAGGGGGCAATATTGTTCTGTTATGTGGctgttttagtgtttttttttttatatgcgTGCTGCATGATGAAGAAATTGGAATGATCAAGGGAGAATTGTGCTGGACAGTGTAAGTATATTGTTGTATAAGGTTTCAGATGATGGAAAACTACTCCTGGATGCTAGCACATTGGTGTTTTGGCGCTGATATATGCAGTGAAGTCTGGTAAACTGACGCATAAGCGGAATTGGATGCAGAAATTGCTATTCTGGAAAGAGTTGAGCATTGTTTGGAATGCTGGAACGTGACCAGCGCTGGTGTATCTGCTGCAGGGGCATAAATCACGCTGTTTTCCTTTAATTAATGCAGAGGGGTTGTTTTCTTTCACTGGTTTTGGTAGAGTTAGAAAAGCAAAAATATGTCTAAGTGTGGCATGTATTGGTATTTGGAGGTGATTCTCATAGGCTAAAAGCTGTTGGACAGATTGCTAGGTTcactttttagtttattttttctacTGCTTCTTGTtactactttttttaatattaaaatcaacaACTAAATTATTCTGCCGTTTCTGGCTCAGGAGGAGTAGGAAGAAATTGATATTGCAAATTTTGTCTTGAAATTGGGCAGTGCCAGTCAGAGCTGGATTCAATAAAGGTCATCCGTGTATCAATGCCAAAGTGAACACCGGTAAAATGGTATGGTGTGCCAAATCTTTTGTTGCTGCCACTTCCCCAGACCCTTTTTACTTGTGAATTGGATTGAACCTTTCAGGTTTACTGACAGTTATGTGTTCATTGATAGGCTTCATACAAAGAATTACCAAGAACTGCTCAAATTCGCCTTGTAAGTTCCCATCAGGAGGTTTATGAACCATGTGATGATTCTTTTGCACTGGTTGATGCTCTTCTAGCTGATCGCAGTAACTTGCTGGAACATCATCCATCATTGTGCATAGAGATAGGCTGTGGAAGTGGATATGTCATCACTTCCCTCGCTCTTATTCTGGGGCAGGAAGGTTATGGTGTCAACTATTTTGCAACCGATATCAACCCTCATGCTGTGGAGGTGACCCGAAAGACTATGGAAGCACATGGGGTTGGTGCTGAGTTGGTAGTAACAGATATTGCAGCTGGACTAGAGGAGCGTTTGGCAGGGTTGGTTGATGTTATGGTTGTGAACCCTCCTTATGTGCCTACCCCTGAAGACGAAGTTGGTGTTGAAGGTATTACCTCATCTTGGGCAGGTGGGGAGAATGGCCGAAGTGTTATAGATAAGATTTTGCCGGTTGCAGACCGTCTTTTGTCAGAAAAGGGATGGCTATACATGGTGACCCTCACTGCAAACAATCCTTCTGAGATATGCCAACAAATGAGAAAGAAAGGATATGGTTCTAAGATTGTTGTCCAAAGATCCACAGAGGAAGAAAGTCTCCATATAATCAAGTTCTGGCGGGATTTTGATAATGGAAAGGATGAAGCAAACCAATCTGCTTCTGGGTTCATAGGCTCCTTGCTTACACATAttcctttattttcattttggagAGGCACCAATAGTGACAACAAGTGTTGATTGAGAAAACAAATGATTTCTGATGCTAGGATGTTTTGTCTGACAACTGTTATGTTTGCATTGCCATGGCATTCAGAAGGCCTTATAATTACAACGACCAATTCTCCCTGTTAGTTGAGGTCAGCTTGAGCATCAATTGACTAGCATCAAAACTTTgtgaaaaactaatttttcactaaaaaccACTTTTAGCAAGGTCTTTCTTAGTAGTttcttcttatattttctttgctttttttATTCCGTTTAATTAGATTATTTTCCAATTGATATACTTATATTTACTTTCAATACCTCTCTATTTTGACATTTGTTCAAAATCCAATAATTGTTCTCTAGGCCACAACCTAAAAATTGTTAATGTTGATTTAAAACTTGTCATTTGTGTTAAGATCCTGATGTATGATAGATTTTTACCTACTCATATTGGCAAACACAGGTACcttatttatttagtaatttaaaagaatttatttttttaattgtacaaaagtaaaagtaattaattcTCTTAGACTAGATAAGCATCAAATTTATcggttatattttttaaaataaacactaaaataagtttttttctttcatttatatgTGTACTAGTTACACAACTTTTAACCATGCGTAATGCTTGGCAAAgcatttcaataattttaaagcaattgaataaattgaaaaagaaaatacgaAGATAGCATTAAACAATTTAAGACTATACACAAATACTTATGgatgattaaaattatttacagtTCTTaaagatataaacatataattccATCTCGTTATGACATTTTAAtctcttataatattttagctGAAATTTagtattcatatttttagattGTACTTTTGATCTACATAACATGcctaaatcattatttttactaaagaTATTAACAGAGTGCGATAAGTTTGAAAGGGTAAAGagttaataaatattgatatatttttgttttcagtacagtaatacaaaaatatattaatcttgatacaataactttttaattttacataaatttaaacaCTTACTCTGTACAAAAATTTCCTgagaatattaaattttatatgaatgtttgtaacatcccaaaaatacagtataaactatataatagaataattacatttaatcatAATTCAGATCAGTCTTATATTAAAGAGCGAATGTTTTTAGCCTAACGACCTTACATAAGagttacaaaaaatttaactgTAAGCAATAAGTCATCATGActgaacggttttacaaaaggaTCTACCGAGCGGTCAAATGAACTCAAAAGGAAAGGTAACCACCTTATACTCAAACTACACTACTGACCGAACATCCTATTGTTCAGTCTTTACCTCTACTTctaccaattttttttcttccagcgcctcttccaacagctcgtctccttctgctcacatccacacggatgatcattgcaacgacaaggaCAGACGTACAAAACCAGACAACACAGGAAatacacagggtaagcttatgtaatttaattcaagtatacACATACATTTCACATATTCAAACACATAAGATACATTTCAACATATGCTCCAAACAAGGCCtactactagactgactgtccgaactgtatgaaatctgtgtagctacgacgttcgtacacccgggtgatgtagtaactggaatactctcatcagctgccacccgaggttagtcctatctgtccaaagtacccctaaggactaggacctcctgccgttcccacacatgacctaccctcctctacgtgaggacgagtagtCACGGAACATCAAGATGAACCGCCATCTAAGcattaccacattcatactttacaatttcaatattcatccaagagtcgttcctccctggaacgctcgtttaAAATCCACAACCTttctttcatctcatatactatTCATCTTATATAATTCTTCCCTTTAGTGTCATCTTTATCGCAATTTCAAAGAAcatcaaataccgaacgttcagccctcttcagaACGAGGAAGGACGAAAGGAACGAGACAGAGAATTCTCCCGTTCCCgaatagaataagaccgaaAAAGTTACTATTAGATTTAGTGAATGAACCGggtacaattatatataatatatgacgaacgttatttacatcatgaattagttaaatgaactgactctcgggAGTTCAAACCAACACTCAAATTATAAATCAAGTATGGAGGCTCTAGGTTGGATCCAACGAATGCAGACACATCACAACGTTAACGAACCATATTTGGAATAATTCAAATACAGAAACCtaatgtcagtcaatgaccgaacacggtaaaAGAGATTCTACtgaaattggacgaacgttgttTCATCAagattgataaattaaaaacgagtacgagcgttcgatataagaccgagcgccactcattaCGAGAGCTTGGGTTGAGACCTATCActaatttaaacttataatagaaactattaataataataattatgataagaCACGTTGGAGACAGTGTTGAAGAATAACTAAATATACCAATACATGTTTACAAGATTTTCAGTTCCTCACATAACACTCAAGTacatctacgtttggccgaacgctcaaacataacACTATTACAAGAaggcgctcgtcctcaactagaattcttcccaaatgaaagaattcaatttcaaaggAGTTTACTAGAAACACCAAACGGTCAAAGACTGTTCAAT
This sequence is a window from Vigna angularis cultivar LongXiaoDou No.4 chromosome 2, ASM1680809v1, whole genome shotgun sequence. Protein-coding genes within it:
- the LOC108328006 gene encoding remorin is translated as MEEPQSKPETIPSSALVVAEVAPVVDEVPSNDAVAKEASGAEESKDTLVKPENTEVPEKKQSSKGSLDRDVALAEVVKGKKLSYVKAWEESEKAKADNRAEKHFSAIAAWESKKMAALEAELKKIEEQLEKKKAQQAEKMKNKMALVHKEAEEKRAIIEAKRGEEILKTEEMAARYRATGTTPKKTVGCF
- the LOC108327881 gene encoding uncharacterized protein LOC108327881, which gives rise to MASYKELPRTAQIRLVSSHQEVYEPCDDSFALVDALLADRSNLLEHHPSLCIEIGCGSGYVITSLALILGQEGYGVNYFATDINPHAVEVTRKTMEAHGVGAELVVTDIAAGLEERLAGLVDVMVVNPPYVPTPEDEVGVEGITSSWAGGENGRSVIDKILPVADRLLSEKGWLYMVTLTANNPSEICQQMRKKGYGSKIVVQRSTEEESLHIIKFWRDFDNGKDEANQSASGFIGSLLTHIPLFSFWRGTNSDNKC